One genomic segment of Helianthus annuus cultivar XRQ/B chromosome 14, HanXRQr2.0-SUNRISE, whole genome shotgun sequence includes these proteins:
- the LOC110908398 gene encoding zinc finger protein ZPR1 isoform X1, whose product METDAAPILDVRSVVEAISTDDDNAPLYQVESLCMRCHENGTTRFLLTMIPHFRKILLSAFECPHCNERNNEVQFAGEIQPRGSRYRLEFPSGDQKMLDRQVVKSETATIKIPQLDFEIPPEAQRGSLSTVEGILLRASEELQALQEERKKVDPQTAEAIDQFIVKLKACATGSSSFTFILEDPAGNSFVENPFAPSLDPSLSIEFYERTHEQDTSLGYAFESSEASVEPHGSVGAVAGRRAIAQGSSPEFAEALFRYTAPEEVMTFPSTCGACAVSCETRMFLTKIPYFQEVIVMASTCDACGYRNSELKAGGAIPAKGKKVSVAVKNIRDLSRDVIKSDTASVLIPEIDLELTSGTLGGVVTTVEGLITKISEALERVHGFTFGDSLEEGRKNKWLDFRARLIKLLSLEEPWTLIMDDALANSFIAPSCDDIKDDHQLTIEVYERSWEQNEELGLNDMDTSAADAVYNPVDNAP is encoded by the exons ATGGAAACAGATGCAGCACCCATTCTGGACGTCAGGTCGGTGGTTGAAGCCATCTCAACCGACGACGATAACGCACCTCTTTATCAGGTCGAAAGCCTCTGTATGCGCTGCCATGAAAac GGGACAACAAGATTTTTGTTGACAATGATTCCGCACTTTAGAAAG ATCTTGTTGTCAGCTTTTGAATGCCCTCACTGTAATGAGAG GAATAATGAGGTGCAATTTGCTGGTGAGATACAGCCCCGGGGATCACGTTATCGTCTGGAGTTTCCGTCAGGTGATCAAAAG ATGCTTGATCGACAAGTAGTAAAGTCTGAGACTGCCACAATAAAG ATTCCCCAACTGGACTTCGAGATACCTCCCGAGGCACAACGCGGATCCTTATCAACT GTGGAAGGGATACTACTTAGAGCTTCTGAAGAATTACAAGCCCTACAAGAAGAGAGAAAA AAAGTGGATCCCCAAACGGCTGAGGCAATAGACCAGTTTATAGTAAAATTAAAAGCGTGTGCAACAGGAAGTTCATCTTTTACTTTCATTCTTGAAGATCCTGCTGGCAACAGTTTTGTAGAGAACCC GTTTGCTCCATCCCTAGATCCATCATTAAGTATAGAGTTTTATGAGCGAACTCATGAGCAAGATACATCATTGGGCTATGCCTTTGAATCATCAGAAGCAAGTGTTGAACCACATGGATCAGTGGGAGCAGTGGCAGGCCGTCGAGCAATAGCCCAAGGCAGTAGCCCGGAATTTGCTGAAGCTTTGTTTCGCTATACTGCACCAGAAGAG GTGATGACTTTTCCATCAACGTGTGGTGCTTGTGCTGTAAGCTGTGAGACTCGGATGTTCCTCACAA AAATCCCTTACTTTCAAGAAGTAATTGTCATGGCATCTACTTGTGATGCTTGTGGCTACCGAAATTCGGAG TTAAAGGCTGGTGGTGCCATTCCTGCTAAGGGGAAGAAAGTTTCTGTTGCAGTGAAAAACATACGAGACTTGAGTCGTGATGTGATAAAG TCGGATACAGCCAGTGTCTTAATTCCAGAAATAGATTTGGAGCTAACCAGTGGTACGTTGGGAGGTGTTGTGACAACTGTTGAAGGTCTGATTACAAAGATAAGTGAAG CTCTGGAGAGGGTGCATGGGTTTACTTTTGGAGATAGTTTGGAGGAGGGCAGGAAAAACAAGTGGCTGGACTTCAGAGCAAGGCTTATTAAG CTTTTGAGTCTTGAAGAACCCTGGACCTTGATCATGGATGATGCACTGGCAAACTCTTTCATTGCTCCTTCTTGTGATGATATTAAAGATGACCATCAGTTAACAA TTGAGGTATACGAGAGGAGTTGGGAACAAAACGAGGAGTTAGGTTTGAACGATATGGACACATCTGCAGCTGATGCTGTTTATAACCCCGTCGACAATGCTCCATGA
- the LOC110908398 gene encoding zinc finger protein ZPR1 homolog isoform X2, with product MRGIMRCNLLVRYSPGDHVIVWSFRQMLDRQVVKSETATIKIPQLDFEIPPEAQRGSLSTVEGILLRASEELQALQEERKKVDPQTAEAIDQFIVKLKACATGSSSFTFILEDPAGNSFVENPFAPSLDPSLSIEFYERTHEQDTSLGYAFESSEASVEPHGSVGAVAGRRAIAQGSSPEFAEALFRYTAPEEVMTFPSTCGACAVSCETRMFLTKIPYFQEVIVMASTCDACGYRNSELKAGGAIPAKGKKVSVAVKNIRDLSRDVIKSDTASVLIPEIDLELTSGTLGGVVTTVEGLITKISEALERVHGFTFGDSLEEGRKNKWLDFRARLIKLLSLEEPWTLIMDDALANSFIAPSCDDIKDDHQLTIEVYERSWEQNEELGLNDMDTSAADAVYNPVDNAP from the exons ATGAGAG GAATAATGAGGTGCAATTTGCTGGTGAGATACAGCCCCGGGGATCACGTTATCGTCTGGAGTTTCCGTCAG ATGCTTGATCGACAAGTAGTAAAGTCTGAGACTGCCACAATAAAG ATTCCCCAACTGGACTTCGAGATACCTCCCGAGGCACAACGCGGATCCTTATCAACT GTGGAAGGGATACTACTTAGAGCTTCTGAAGAATTACAAGCCCTACAAGAAGAGAGAAAA AAAGTGGATCCCCAAACGGCTGAGGCAATAGACCAGTTTATAGTAAAATTAAAAGCGTGTGCAACAGGAAGTTCATCTTTTACTTTCATTCTTGAAGATCCTGCTGGCAACAGTTTTGTAGAGAACCC GTTTGCTCCATCCCTAGATCCATCATTAAGTATAGAGTTTTATGAGCGAACTCATGAGCAAGATACATCATTGGGCTATGCCTTTGAATCATCAGAAGCAAGTGTTGAACCACATGGATCAGTGGGAGCAGTGGCAGGCCGTCGAGCAATAGCCCAAGGCAGTAGCCCGGAATTTGCTGAAGCTTTGTTTCGCTATACTGCACCAGAAGAG GTGATGACTTTTCCATCAACGTGTGGTGCTTGTGCTGTAAGCTGTGAGACTCGGATGTTCCTCACAA AAATCCCTTACTTTCAAGAAGTAATTGTCATGGCATCTACTTGTGATGCTTGTGGCTACCGAAATTCGGAG TTAAAGGCTGGTGGTGCCATTCCTGCTAAGGGGAAGAAAGTTTCTGTTGCAGTGAAAAACATACGAGACTTGAGTCGTGATGTGATAAAG TCGGATACAGCCAGTGTCTTAATTCCAGAAATAGATTTGGAGCTAACCAGTGGTACGTTGGGAGGTGTTGTGACAACTGTTGAAGGTCTGATTACAAAGATAAGTGAAG CTCTGGAGAGGGTGCATGGGTTTACTTTTGGAGATAGTTTGGAGGAGGGCAGGAAAAACAAGTGGCTGGACTTCAGAGCAAGGCTTATTAAG CTTTTGAGTCTTGAAGAACCCTGGACCTTGATCATGGATGATGCACTGGCAAACTCTTTCATTGCTCCTTCTTGTGATGATATTAAAGATGACCATCAGTTAACAA TTGAGGTATACGAGAGGAGTTGGGAACAAAACGAGGAGTTAGGTTTGAACGATATGGACACATCTGCAGCTGATGCTGTTTATAACCCCGTCGACAATGCTCCATGA